CCTATAGGTGATTGGTATGTATGTAGGAGTATTCATCATATGGTACACACACAGCAGCTTCATGGGCATAGACTTGAGCCAAGACGGTCACAGCCTAGTAAGCTACTCACAGCTAGCTAACTGGGGCCAGTGCTCTTCATGGGAAGGCTTCAAAGTCTCTCCTTTCACAGCTGGCTCTCAGACATTCTCCTTCGACTCAAACCCGTGCGAGTATTTCCATCAGGGGAAAATAAAAGCATCCACACTCTCCCTCTCGGTGCTGGTGGCCATAGAAATGTTCAACTCCCTTAACGCACTCTCAGAGGACGGCAGCCTTGTGACGATGCCGCCGTGGGTGAATCCGTGGCTGCTCTTGGCAATGGCGGTGTCCTTTGGGCTACACTTTGTGATACTGTACGTGCCGTTCTTGGCTCAGGTGTTTGGGATAGTGCCGCTGAAATTGAACGAGTGGCTGCTGGTGTTGGATGTGTCTCTTCCGGTGATACTGATAGACGAAGTTCTAAAGTTTGTGGGAAGGTTGACGAGTGGCTACTGTTACTCAACTCGCACTTCATCCGCTAAGCAGAAGACTGGagtaagaagaaaaagaatgaTTATTTAGACTTAGTTTttagctgaaaaaaaaaaatcactttgtTAATTATCTCTCATTTCGTTTGTTGCTTCATTTGATAAAACATGCTTCTTATTTGTTGCATATGGACGTGTGTTTTTCAACACGAAAGCTCGAAATTGAAAGATGTATGTTTCAGCATCATCAAAGACTAAAGTGCTGCTTTTTACTTGTGCAATCTAATAGTAGATCAATTTGGTTATTCTTTGGAATAGCTGGACGGGTGATTTGATTTCAGGTTAAACTCAGATCAAAGATCATAGTAATGCTTATTTTACATAGAGGTACAGTTGCACATCACCTTCCACTAGAATTGAAATCAACAGATTATAGTTGACACTAGAACAAACTAGAAAATGTGCTGCATTCCATATGGTTATTTATAACAGATGATATGTAATAGAAGTTTTTGAAGAAACCATATTGTTCAATCTAACTTTCATTGAAGATTTTTATCAGCTAAAAGTTTAGCTACAGTAAGGAAACATTGCTAACGACCATCACAAAAGGCAAAAACAACAATAGCTAACATCATGGATTTACTTAATACTAATCAAATTCAAAACGCAGACAACAGAAACAAGATATTCCCAGATTTTAGAAACCCTAATCCCCATCTCCGTCGATTTAACCGCCAAAACCGTAGAGAGTGCGTCCTTGCCTCTTCAAAGCATAAACCACATCCATGGCGGTGACAGTCTTCCTCCTCGCGTGCTCGGTGTAGGTGACAGCGTCGCGGATGACATTCTCGAGGAAGATCTTGAGGACTCCTCTGGTCTCCTCGTAGATCAAACCGCTAATACGCTTGACGCCACCTCGACGAGCAAGACGACGAATGGCAGGCTTGGTGATACCTTGGATGTTATCCCTAAGCACCTTCCTGTGCCTCTTGGCTCCTCCCTTTCCCAATCCTTTTCCTCCCTTTCCTCTTCCTGACATCTCCTCACAAAGTTTCTGTAGAGATTCTAAATATCTGAAAGAACAAAATCAAACGAAATTCATCAGTAATCAAGTTCAATTTTAGCCTCAGTTAATCGACCTGTTGAAGAAGACGATACCCTGTAGATTGATAGGAGACGGCGAGAGGATATCAAATAAGATTTGATGGATTGTACAGGTCCGGTGAAGGTCTGTATATATAGTTAGAGACGATCCGCGTGCGTTTCTTTACGGCCGTCGATTATTTGATCTGGCGGCTGTTACATCGTTGACAGTAAATAGACGGATCGATGACGTGGTATTTTGCAAttagagaaataaagaaaactAGCCTACCTTATTGGGCCTGTAAAAGCTCATGAATTACCCAAAGTTAGTACTGGGCCTCAGATATCCATCCACGTGAACCTGTAACCTCGAGAAAGGGTTTTGATTGATCTTTACTTTCTCTGTAGCCGTGATCGTCGCCGTCCCCGTTTTCATTCTCCGGTGAGTTCGTATCTCTTCTGATTGACGTCCATTGTGTAAAAAAATTCGTCATTTTATTAGTAGTTTATAGTTATAACCAATCTGATTACGCATCTCGTTTTCTGATTATTGTTGTTAATGATCTTTGGTAGGTCGGATTATATAACCGGGAGCTGTTGTCACCATGTTTCTCACGAGATTTATCGGGAGGAGATTCTTAGCGGTGGCTGCTTCCACGAGATCGGAGTCCACTACTGCAGCAGCTGCCTCGACTGTTAAGATTGCGAAAAACCCTCTCGAGGAGTTCTTTGAGTTCGACAGAAGCCAGGACGAAGACAAACCTGTTGTCTACGGTGCGTTTCATATGTCATTTCGTTTTGGGAGAGATTATTCTCAAGTGTATAGATTAATGCTTGTCTGGTGGTGCTATGAAATTAACAAATGTGATATGTTTTAGAGCTGAGTAATCTGCTAAGCGATGATTGATTATATTAGATTAAGGATTGCTTATTTTGGTGTGTTAGGTCGAGGTTGGAAAGCTTCAGAACTGAGGCTCAAGTCATGGGATGATCTTCAGAAGCTGTGGTACGTTCTTCTCAAAGAGAAAAACATGTTGATGACTCAGCGTCAGATGCTTCAAGCTCAGAACATGATGTTTCCCAACCCTGAACGCATTCCGAAGGTGACAATTAAGCCTCAGTTCCATTTGAGTTGTTGACGTTATTGATGAATGTTCTGAATGGAAATATGAATCTTTCTTAGAGAAAATGGTTGTGTATTTCTCTGTTCATGATCAAAATTGTATGCATGTCAATATAGGTGAGGAGATCAATGTGCCGCATAAAGCATGTGCTGACAGAGAGAGCGATTGAAGAACCGGATCCCAGAAGATCAGCCGAGATGAAGAGAATGGTCAATGCTATGTGATCAATCCCCTTGTGCTTCTTTTCGCAACCGATTAGAGTCGGTGTTTGGGTCTTAGTCCAATGATTGTGACTGTTGTCCGGTTGTTAAAATGTTTGTTCGGGTATATGCACGTACGTTTTCTATAAAACCGTGGTTGGTGTTTATTTCAGCAAACATGTTGGTCAGTTGATTCTGAGCTCTTGTCTTCCAATATAATCGAGTGGGAAAATAAAATGTTGTTTTCATCTATTGTTACACCTTACTACCTTAGGAGGCAATAAGTTTATGTGGAGCTGAAGATCCGGTGAAAACTAGGTATGGGATTTTAAATCGAACCGAACCAGTTGAACCAAACTAAagttttggttagttcggtgaGAAGTTTGATTCGATTCGGCAGGTTTATGGAAAAGAATTGGTTTTCCGGTTTGATTCGATAAATTGTTAACCAAATTTTTAATCGAACTAACTAACTGaattaaacaaaatgtttaACCGAACTAATTCGATTAACCAAAATTTCGGTTAGTTTCAGTAAAATTTGGAATATCCAAATACCTAAGGAAACTGAACTTTTTCCGATTTAATTCAACGAAATTTTGGTAGACCTGAACTTCCCGAATCAGCCTACCTAGTGAAAACAGTAGGTTGCacacaaaaaagaaaatgaaaacagtATAAAATTATGCTTGTCCTCTTATATCAGTAAGCAAAACAGTATATGAGCTGGGCCCAAAATAAGCCCATATCTTACCTTTAATTTTGTATCGGGCCCTTAAATATTCATTGGACAAAAGCCTCTTACAGTCTTCATAAACCCTTGTCCCAGCAAAAGAGTTTCTGTGTTGATTTTCCTTCTCAGTGTTGCCGTGACCTTTTCTACCGTCGCCCTTCTGCGGCCGTGACCGTCTCCATCAAGCTCTCTAACTCCTGTGAGTTCGTACTTCTTCTTCGTGTCTGTTCCTCTGTGAGATAGCTGCTCTCGTTGTGTCTAAAACCACCGCTTCCTCTGGCCCTGGGGTCAAATTAATCGTGGTCACTGAAAGATATTTGTGAAACTTTCATCAGTTTTAATTAGCGTTTCTTTATTGTGAATGTTGGATTCTGTCAAGTAGTAGTAGACATTATTTGTAGACATTActtaagttttttattacatACTCTTGTGTTGTTAGAGTTGTTTGTTCTTTGCCAAATCTCTGTCTATAGAAGTTTAATTATTTTCCGTACTCACCAATTGATTTAATGTGTATGTTTATCTGATGGTATGTTTAGTTTTCTAGGGCTACTTTCTCTGAACATTTAGTTTATCGTTTTTTTTGTTCGCAGTGTCATCTTCTAGCTGTTTCTCTGCAAGTATGATGGAGGAGATTAAAAAACCGGGCCTTGTCGAAACAATAAATAGGTGAGTTATGCTTATTCCATGATACAAAAGATCACAAAAACATTTGTTTCTTCTAGCCAGAAGGAAATAAGTTGACTAAGCAATGAATCAATCACCACAGTTCTCACACCgagcagaaaaaaaaatgatcttcTGTGTTTAGATGTGATATGCTTCACGTTTGCTTACTGGTCTCGTTTTGTTATTTTGACGGGTCTCAGAGAAGCTCCACAGCTAGCAACACTGCTGAGAGAAATGAAGGAAGGTCTAGATGTGGTTAGGAGCAAAGTTGAGGCTCTCACTGCAAAGGTACCAAGCCTTGTATTTGCAGCATCTTATAACATTATTTGTTTCCTCTGTGAGGAGTAGTTTCAGTTTGGTATAAGAAGTATCGATAGCTTtaattttctccttttttttaaggatttaaCCAAACTATTGTCTCTCATTACTTGCATCTGCTATTTTACCCTTCAGACAAGAGACACAATGTCTCTCAGACTTATTTCATGTTTCACTACATActgattttcttgtttttttttttgttttgcaaatTATATAGGTAAAAGCAGACAGTTATCCGACAGCGGATGGGATGAGTTACCTCGAGGCAAAGCATCTGTTACTTCTAAGCTATTGCCAGTGTCTCGTGTATTATCTGCTAAGGAAGGCAAAAGGCTTCTCTATCGACGGCCATCCTGTTGTGAGGAGCCTTATTGAGATACGAATGTTTCTAGAAAAGGTTTGCCTTCTCTTCTTTACTTGTCAACAAGACATAGAGTCAATATAATTTATCTCAATTTTGTACTTCTTTGGAATAGATTCGTCCCATAGACAAAAAGCTTCAGTACCAAATTCAGAAGCTCACCACAGCCGGTGCGTCTGTTGCTGAACAAACCCTCTCTGAGGGAAAGGAAACCGAAAAATCTGAAGACGTTTCTAATTATAAGCCCAAGCCAGACTTGCTTGCTGACAAAATGGAGGATGAACCAATGGTAAGCCTTATTATCCACTCTGAAGAAATGTACTGAATGTTCTTTTTCATTAattgtttttacctttttaaattCAGGATGGAGTTTATCGGCCTCCTAAGTTTGCTCCTATGTCTATGGATGACAAGACGTcaaaacaagagagagacgCTGCTAGAAAAGAAAAGCACTTTTTGAGACAAGCCACTGAGAATACTTACATGAAAGATGTGTTGGACGAGCTCGAGGACAGGCCTGAAGAGGTGGGTTTAGAAGGAAATTTTACTTTGCAGTTGAAATGAGTAGCGGTTTTAATTTGATGTTGTAGCTTAAATGAGTGTGAATAATATTGAACAGATCAGAGACTGGCATGGTGCTGAGAGCAAGGAACAGAGGAAGTTCATAGCACAGTATGAAAGGCAACAAGAGGTTGAAGAAGAACTCTTTGCCCGAGCACCTCGCACTAAGGAGgataagaagagagagaagcgCTTGAAGTCACGCAGTGGGTACGTTTATTTGCTTTTCGGTTTTCAACTGAGGTGATGTTTTGATCAATCTTTGTGAGATGCACGCAGGTTGCATGGACTTACCGAGAGTTTTGACGACGAGTTCAAGTTCTTGGATGAAGACGGTGAAAAGCCATCAAGCTTTGGTGGCAGCGGCCGTAAAAGTGGAGGAAGATCCAAGAGAAGAAAGGTAtatgtcattttcttttttatttattcgtCAGTCTCTAATGCGGTTTAACAATGTCTTTGTTCATTGTTTTTTTCGCAGACGAGGCATTGATATGGAAGGATACAACCATAGACTCATCATGTTGTTGCTACACTGTCGTTTTGCTTTGTGATTGTATTGagatttttgtttaatgtgaaGAACACACGGTCAAAGTGCACTTGCAGTAATATTCGGAAGACCTTTTCTCTAATGCTAAATTTAGCTCATCTCATCAAAAACTTCGTTTTCATTTAGATAAGTgatgtaacaaaaaaatctgatttgagttaaaataaaaaaaacaaaagttgcatCAGTCTCTCTTTCCCATTTGCCATGGGAAACAGCTCAAGCTCCAACACGAATCTAAGCAACCCTAAGAACAGACTTCTAGAAGAACATCACCACCACGACAAGCTCAAAACTCACAGCCCCACTTCTCGTGTCTCTTTCCTCCGATCTCCACTGCCATGGCTTTTCatgttcctcttcttcctcccgTTGATTCTCATCTCCACCACAGGAGGAGGCGGACGCAAGACGTGCAGCCCCACCTATCCTCACCTCTCCATCAAAGACCAAACAAACTCTTCCTCTGTCCTCAAAGACCCTGAGgaacaggaagaagaagaagacgacgatgTGCCTCCACGTGTACCTTCTCTTTACCCTCGCCGGCCAAGGATGTTCAACACGACGCTCGATCACGTCGTGTTCGGTATCGCCGCGTCTTCCGTTCTGTGGGAGACGAGGAAAGAGTACATCAAGTCATGGTGGCGACCTGGCAAGACACGTGGCGTCGTCTGGATCGACAAGAGAGTCCGAACTTACCGTAACGAACCACTTCCTCTGATCAGAATCTCACAGGACACCTCACGTTTCCGGTGCTTGCTCCTCACTCTACATTTTATAAACCTAACGTGTGTGACAAGAAAAcctaatttcaaatttttttggtgTTTCTTTAGGTACACGCATCCGGTGGGAGACAGATCAGCGGTGAGGATATCAAGAGTAGTGACGGAGACGCTAAGATTAGGGCTTAAAGGAGTACGGTGGTTTGTGATGGGTGACGATGATACGGTCTTTGTGGTGGACAATGTGGTTAATGTCCTCTCAAAGTACGACCACACTCAGTTCTACTACGTTGGTAGCTCATCGGAGGCTCATGTTCAGAACATCTTCTTCTCATACTCCATGGCGTTTGGTGGGGGTGGATTCGCCATTAGCTACGCTTTGGCCGTTGAGCTCTCGAAAATGCAGGACCGTTGTATTCAACGGTACCCTGGTCTTTACGGTAGTGACGATCGCATCCAAGCTTGTATGACCGAGCTCGGTGTACCACTAACCAAAGAGCCTGGCTTCCACCAGGTAAAGATTATATTTAGTCTCTTCTCCTTTTTAGAGTGTGATTGGTTACATAATGAACTAAAAGAGTGGAAATGAAatgtatgaaaaataaatttttcaatttCACAAAAGGTAGAGGGGGAGACTAACTAtactgttttcttttttttttttagagtaaATGAACTGAAATAAATTTTCACTTAATTGATTGAAATCAGGTAAAAAAGATGAAATAAATttctatctattttattttattctaactATGCCATACAGTCACACCCTTTATTAAGAGTTGTGTCCGATCGAATGTTAGTATGAAAATTGGTCTTTTCATGTGCAAGGGGAACAgtccaatttttaaaaaaaaaattacaaaaatttaattttagaaaataaaataaatatagaatagGATCTGAAAGTTTATATTTTAGACATATTTCTAATTTAAAGGTTTATGATCTCAAAATAAATGTTacagacatatatatattttgaagatattaattttaaaattacattattaattcattaaatgtacagtgaatttttttttgtacaaaagttaaaaataatttgagacTGTTACTGTTGCCTGTTGGTATGGCTTCCTGTCTGAATGTTCCCTTAATGTATGTATGCAGTATGATGTTTACGGGGACCTGTTGGGGCTATTAGGAGCCCATCCAGTGGCTCCTTTGGTGACACTCCACCACATCGACGTAGTGCAGCCTATATTCCCTAAGATGAAACGCTCACGTGCCCTCAGACACCTCATGTCATCGGCAGAACTCGACTCAGCCAGCATATTCCAGCAGTCCATCTGCTACGACCAGAGCCGGTTCTGGTCCATCTCTGTATCATGGGGCTTCTCCGTCCAGATAATCCGAGGCATCATTTCACCTCGCGAGCTTGAGATGCCTTCGAGAACGTTCCTCAACTGGTTCCGCAGGGCTGACTACATCGGCTACGCGTTCAACACGAGGCCCGTGTCGAGACATCCGTGTCAGAGACCGTTTGTGTTTTACGTAAACTCGGCTAAGTACGATGAAGGACGTCGCCAAGTGATTGGATACTATAACTTGGACAAGACGAGACGGTTCCCTGGATGCAGATGGAGGTTGGATTCGCCTGGAAAGATCGATTCCGTCGTCGTTTTGAAGCGACCTGATCCACTCCGATGGCACAAGGTAG
This region of Brassica napus cultivar Da-Ae chromosome C5, Da-Ae, whole genome shotgun sequence genomic DNA includes:
- the LOC106411788 gene encoding histone H4, coding for MSGRGKGGKGLGKGGAKRHRKVLRDNIQGITKPAIRRLARRGGVKRISGLIYEETRGVLKIFLENVIRDAVTYTEHARRKTVTAMDVVYALKRQGRTLYGFGG
- the LOC106412031 gene encoding 39S ribosomal protein L47, mitochondrial, coding for MFLTRFIGRRFLAVAASTRSESTTAAAASTVKIAKNPLEEFFEFDRSQDEDKPVVYGRGWKASELRLKSWDDLQKLWYVLLKEKNMLMTQRQMLQAQNMMFPNPERIPKVRRSMCRIKHVLTERAIEEPDPRRSAEMKRMVNAM
- the LOC106416003 gene encoding neuroguidin, which encodes MMEEIKKPGLVETINREAPQLATLLREMKEGLDVVRSKVEALTAKVKADSYPTADGMSYLEAKHLLLLSYCQCLVYYLLRKAKGFSIDGHPVVRSLIEIRMFLEKIRPIDKKLQYQIQKLTTAGASVAEQTLSEGKETEKSEDVSNYKPKPDLLADKMEDEPMDGVYRPPKFAPMSMDDKTSKQERDAARKEKHFLRQATENTYMKDVLDELEDRPEEIRDWHGAESKEQRKFIAQYERQQEVEEELFARAPRTKEDKKREKRLKSRSGLHGLTESFDDEFKFLDEDGEKPSSFGGSGRKSGGRSKRRKTRH
- the LOC106416000 gene encoding uncharacterized protein LOC106416000: MGNSSSSNTNLSNPKNRLLEEHHHHDKLKTHSPTSRVSFLRSPLPWLFMFLFFLPLILISTTGGGGRKTCSPTYPHLSIKDQTNSSSVLKDPEEQEEEEDDDVPPRVPSLYPRRPRMFNTTLDHVVFGIAASSVLWETRKEYIKSWWRPGKTRGVVWIDKRVRTYRNEPLPLIRISQDTSRFRYTHPVGDRSAVRISRVVTETLRLGLKGVRWFVMGDDDTVFVVDNVVNVLSKYDHTQFYYVGSSSEAHVQNIFFSYSMAFGGGGFAISYALAVELSKMQDRCIQRYPGLYGSDDRIQACMTELGVPLTKEPGFHQYDVYGDLLGLLGAHPVAPLVTLHHIDVVQPIFPKMKRSRALRHLMSSAELDSASIFQQSICYDQSRFWSISVSWGFSVQIIRGIISPRELEMPSRTFLNWFRRADYIGYAFNTRPVSRHPCQRPFVFYVNSAKYDEGRRQVIGYYNLDKTRRFPGCRWRLDSPGKIDSVVVLKRPDPLRWHKSPRRDCCRVLPSRRNTTMYIWVGNCADGEISELEHPKQ